One Firmicutes bacterium CAG:345 genomic region harbors:
- a CDS encoding phosphoglucosamine mutase (product inferred by homology to UniProt), whose translation MDNLFKTDGIRGLSQIELTPLLFHKLGIYLALNSNLPIGLGYDTRESSILYKNIISTTINSLGKDVYDFGIVTTPCLNYLSKELHCEYGVMITASHNPYQYNGIKIFDNNGKKIDIFLQEEISNFIKTFKSVKFYPKSIGKTFDKHKDVNNYINFIISKFNFIKILNKEIILDASNDSGSLIFKNIIEKLGFNNFISKNDCPNGQNINKDCGSTYLENDKNKEKRLILALDGDGDRFIGSYNSYKIDGEILCYLLINLYNDKFKNGIVSTPLTNRKIVQAITKECIPYYESKVGDSNVFDLMIKKHCKFGFEASGHLLFSSYSDGILSSLIFLSLLEKDENKIKKLLKDLKLNHFKQLNYSLKNTDEFIFNITHSDIYKSLISYIKPGGRILFRKSGTEDLCRIILESRSKKAIKKVQKEIEKYIEDKRCVE comes from the coding sequence ATGGATAATCTTTTTAAAACTGATGGAATTAGAGGACTGAGTCAAATTGAATTAACTCCTCTTCTTTTCCACAAACTAGGTATTTATCTTGCTTTAAATTCTAATCTGCCTATTGGACTTGGATATGATACTAGAGAATCAAGCATTCTCTATAAAAATATAATTAGTACAACAATAAATAGTCTTGGGAAAGATGTCTACGATTTTGGAATTGTCACCACTCCTTGTTTAAATTACTTATCAAAAGAATTACATTGTGAATATGGAGTAATGATAACTGCCAGTCATAATCCATATCAATATAATGGAATTAAAATTTTTGATAACAATGGTAAAAAAATAGATATTTTTTTACAAGAAGAAATATCTAATTTCATAAAAACATTTAAATCAGTCAAATTTTATCCAAAATCTATCGGAAAGACTTTTGATAAACATAAAGATGTAAATAATTATATTAATTTTATAATAAGTAAATTTAATTTCATTAAAATTTTAAATAAAGAAATTATACTTGATGCAAGTAATGACAGTGGAAGTTTAATATTTAAAAATATTATAGAAAAGCTTGGCTTTAATAATTTTATTTCTAAAAATGATTGCCCAAATGGTCAAAATATAAATAAAGATTGTGGCAGTACTTATTTAGAAAATGACAAAAATAAAGAAAAAAGACTAATATTAGCACTAGATGGAGATGGTGATCGTTTTATAGGATCTTATAATTCATATAAAATCGATGGTGAAATTCTCTGCTATTTGCTTATAAATTTGTATAATGACAAATTTAAAAATGGGATTGTTTCAACCCCTTTAACAAATAGAAAGATTGTCCAAGCAATAACAAAAGAATGTATTCCTTATTATGAAAGTAAAGTTGGCGATAGCAATGTTTTTGATCTAATGATTAAAAAACATTGTAAATTTGGTTTTGAAGCATCAGGACATCTGCTTTTTTCTTCTTATTCAGATGGAATTTTATCATCTTTAATTTTTCTCTCTCTTCTTGAAAAAGATGAAAATAAAATTAAAAAATTACTTAAGGATTTAAAACTTAATCATTTTAAACAATTGAACTATTCATTAAAAAACACTGATGAATTTATTTTCAATATCACACATAGCGATATATATAAATCTTTAATAAGTTATATAAAACCAGGAGGACGCATATTATTTAGAAAAAGTGGAACCGAAGATTTATGTCGCATCATTTTAGAAAGCCGCAGTAAAAAAGCAATAAAAAAAGTACAAAAAGAAATAGAAAAATATATAGAGGATAAAAGATGTGTGGAATAG
- a CDS encoding glucosamine--fructose-6-phosphate aminotransferase [isomerizing] (product inferred by homology to UniProt), giving the protein MCGIVGVINQKNAPNFILSALKTLEYRGYDSAGIYIREDKLFKTLSRVDSLKSKIASVDGIDGIGHTRWATHGFSTLNNAHPHQSYHKLITLVHNGIISNYESIKNFLIKKNYKFYGETDTEILTNYIEYLYLQHKNPETILFNLLDDIQGELAIAFFIKDYPSLYYLKRESPLVIAKKNNTYSLSSDVLAINNFEEFYYPEDGEMGYININEQVVYKNYKKTSINFKKEDYSCFSSSKGHFKHYMLKEIYEEPLVVDRLKKYISTYNLQEIRNLLKNSNKVIILGCGTSYNAGYYITKFLNKNNIISHVASEYKDFEDATYILISQSGETYDLISAVKKIKNTDNIILLTNNIHSTLARLVKHVIYLNAGNEIAVAATKSYISTILLLTYLFKDINYNEVLSKAKLTIKNTLYKRNEIKQLASKIYKLQSLYCVSKNIGEAILKEAALKIKEISYIHAESIYSGELKHGPISTLDKNFGCIFLITDKTMISNIKEV; this is encoded by the coding sequence ATGTGTGGAATAGTTGGCGTAATTAATCAAAAAAATGCACCTAATTTTATTTTAAGCGCTTTAAAAACTTTAGAATATCGTGGTTATGATTCAGCTGGAATTTATATAAGAGAAGATAAGCTTTTTAAAACATTATCACGTGTTGATAGCTTAAAGTCCAAAATAGCTAGTGTTGATGGAATAGATGGTATTGGACATACACGATGGGCAACACATGGTTTTAGCACTTTAAATAATGCTCATCCTCATCAAAGCTATCATAAATTAATTACTCTTGTTCACAATGGGATTATCTCTAATTATGAATCTATAAAAAATTTTTTGATCAAAAAAAATTACAAATTTTATGGTGAAACAGACACAGAAATTTTAACCAATTACATCGAATATCTTTATCTTCAACATAAAAATCCTGAGACAATTCTTTTCAATCTTTTAGATGATATTCAAGGCGAACTTGCAATAGCATTTTTTATCAAAGATTATCCTTCATTATATTATTTAAAAAGAGAATCTCCTCTTGTTATCGCTAAAAAAAACAATACATATTCTTTGAGTTCTGATGTTTTAGCTATCAATAACTTTGAAGAGTTTTATTATCCCGAAGATGGTGAAATGGGATATATAAATATAAATGAACAAGTGGTTTATAAAAACTATAAAAAAACTTCAATAAACTTTAAAAAAGAAGACTATTCTTGCTTTTCATCATCAAAAGGTCATTTTAAACACTATATGCTTAAAGAAATATATGAAGAACCTCTCGTAGTAGATCGATTAAAAAAATATATTTCTACATATAATTTACAAGAAATTAGAAATTTATTAAAAAATTCAAATAAAGTAATAATTCTAGGGTGCGGAACAAGCTATAATGCAGGATATTACATTACTAAATTTTTAAATAAAAACAATATTATTTCTCACGTTGCATCAGAATATAAAGATTTTGAAGACGCTACTTATATTTTAATTTCACAATCTGGTGAAACATATGATTTAATTTCAGCTGTCAAAAAAATAAAAAATACCGATAATATTATCTTATTAACTAATAACATTCATTCAACTTTAGCAAGACTTGTCAAACATGTTATCTATTTAAATGCTGGTAATGAAATAGCTGTTGCAGCAACAAAAAGTTATATTTCAACAATTTTACTATTAACTTATTTATTTAAAGACATAAATTATAATGAAGTGCTTTCTAAAGCTAAACTTACCATTAAAAATACTCTATATAAAAGAAACGAAATTAAACAGCTAGCTTCTAAAATTTATAAGTTACAATCTTTATATTGTGTAAGTAAAAATATCGGAGAAGCAATATTAAAAGAAGCTGCCTTAAAAATCAAAGAAATTTCCTATATACATGCGGAAAGCATATATAGTGGCGAGTTAAAACATGGACCTATCTCTACTTTAGATAAAAATTTCGGGTGCATTTTTTTGATAACTGATAAAACAATGATATCCAATATAAAAGAAGTCTAA
- a CDS encoding sPFH domain/Band 7 family protein (product inferred by homology to UniProt) translates to MNGFLVFIIILLCSIALGFLILCITGIDIVGKNRVYVVEKLGIFNKLLTTGIHFNFPLIYQIVGKYNVNIIKAQNKINDYEIEVEYKISDVKKYHYSQKEYLKEVELQFEKVDNISPEEIQNILIDKANLLGVEIINIKIFK, encoded by the coding sequence ATGAATGGATTTTTGGTTTTTATTATAATATTGTTATGTTCAATTGCTCTTGGTTTTTTAATTTTGTGCATTACCGGAATTGATATTGTTGGAAAAAATCGTGTTTATGTTGTAGAAAAACTGGGAATTTTTAATAAGTTATTGACAACAGGAATTCATTTTAATTTTCCTTTAATTTATCAAATTGTAGGAAAATATAATGTTAATATTATAAAAGCTCAAAATAAAATAAATGATTATGAAATTGAAGTTGAATATAAAATTTCTGATGTAAAAAAATATCATTATTCGCAAAAAGAATATTTGAAGGAAGTTGAATTGCAATTTGAAAAAGTTGATAATATTTCACCGGAAGAAATACAAAACATTCTAATAGATAAAGCTAATTTATTAGGTGTGGAAATTATAAATATTAAAATTTTTAAATAA
- a CDS encoding 2-hydroxy-6-oxohepta-2 4-dienoate hydrolase (product inferred by homology to UniProt), with translation MNYKIISYPSSGKRILFIPGWQSEIPIAFLNKLNDNFSIYVLLFKGAHYKSNDILNIEDFKKSYQDALIKIKPDIIIGHSFGGKIISYFPTQKPTYIIAPSCFKSPNITILKVKFKIFRNKLMKQISNIFNIPLKNKYLGSNDYKNSSGNLRKTFLNIKDEYPPLDNFKKFTNLKIYGYDNDKSIPLKLLQKKCKKLSLNLITLKGNHFTFFIENDFLIENIKNDLNNIYNN, from the coding sequence ATGAACTATAAAATTATTTCTTATCCTTCTTCAGGTAAAAGAATATTATTCATACCTGGATGGCAAAGTGAAATTCCCATTGCCTTTTTAAATAAATTAAATGATAACTTTTCTATATACGTTTTACTTTTTAAAGGAGCACATTATAAATCTAATGATATATTAAACATCGAAGATTTCAAAAAATCATATCAAGATGCTCTAATAAAAATAAAACCTGATATTATAATTGGACATTCTTTTGGAGGAAAAATCATTTCATATTTTCCTACTCAAAAGCCTACTTACATAATTGCCCCTTCTTGTTTTAAATCGCCCAATATCACTATTTTGAAAGTAAAATTTAAAATTTTCAGAAATAAACTAATGAAACAAATAAGTAATATTTTTAATATTCCTTTAAAAAATAAATATTTAGGATCTAATGATTATAAAAATTCATCAGGAAATCTTAGAAAAACTTTTTTAAATATAAAAGACGAATATCCTCCACTTGACAATTTTAAAAAATTCACCAATCTAAAAATCTATGGATATGATAATGATAAAAGTATTCCCCTAAAATTATTACAAAAAAAATGTAAAAAACTATCACTCAATCTAATTACTCTGAAAGGAAATCATTTTACTTTTTTTATAGAAAATGATTTTTTAATAGAAAACATAAAAAATGATCTCAATAATATATATAATAATTAA
- a CDS encoding mur ligase family protein (product inferred by homology to UniProt) produces MISIIYIIINIFLNLFLSYFFYSLLQKSYYSLKRVCFRLSDQIQYYFPLFLISILSLFTFILPLFSPFLLPLNLLSYIFILIFLPKVKGKFTARFIRIFIVNNLFFISFNIIFYLLLPKFLFLSQIFGFFNLLISFYIIKPFDYYKRNKTYKKTKNKLNYCNKLKIIGITGSFGKTTTKNFLISLIHPHRYLSPSGNINTPLGIANYIINNVSIFDRILILELGIDEINGMNEFKKYLNLDIAIITSIGEQHLRTFKTVENIKSAKAKITNLLKNDGKLFYFKNEIDDAYLKENIIKNAILPSDYKILFKEKNMVVIRDNKTMINVPFTDKNLVKDAFMAYKVSLELFNSSINALNLSKLSPPPRRKAIYSKDNLTIIDDSYNLNLKGLSSSIKNTLKENKPLTIFTGGIFETGKNIRLLFYFYNLINVADKIIYCQKLLPIEKRIIEEIPGLKNKILYQKNIIYPNNGTLLILTSGDNSSYK; encoded by the coding sequence ATGATCTCAATAATATATATAATAATTAATATTTTCTTAAATTTATTTTTGTCGTACTTTTTTTATTCTTTGCTTCAAAAATCTTATTATTCTTTAAAACGAGTTTGTTTTCGATTATCAGATCAAATTCAATATTATTTTCCTCTCTTTTTAATATCTATTTTATCTTTATTTACTTTTATATTACCATTATTTTCTCCTTTTCTTTTACCACTAAATTTACTTTCATATATATTTATTCTCATTTTTTTACCTAAAGTCAAAGGAAAATTTACGGCAAGATTTATCAGAATATTTATAGTAAATAATTTATTTTTTATAAGTTTTAATATTATCTTTTATTTACTTTTACCAAAGTTTTTATTTTTATCACAGATATTTGGATTTTTTAACTTGCTCATTTCTTTTTATATAATAAAACCTTTTGATTATTATAAACGAAATAAGACATATAAAAAGACTAAAAATAAATTAAACTATTGTAATAAATTAAAGATTATTGGAATTACTGGAAGTTTTGGAAAAACCACAACTAAAAACTTTTTAATTTCATTAATACATCCACATCGTTATCTTTCCCCTTCTGGCAATATTAATACACCTTTAGGAATAGCAAATTATATAATAAACAACGTTTCAATCTTTGATCGAATTCTAATTTTAGAATTGGGAATCGATGAAATAAACGGAATGAATGAATTCAAAAAATATCTTAATTTAGATATCGCTATAATTACTTCTATCGGGGAACAACATTTGCGAACTTTTAAAACTGTTGAAAATATTAAAAGTGCTAAGGCAAAAATCACCAATCTTTTAAAAAATGATGGAAAATTATTTTATTTTAAAAATGAAATTGATGATGCATATTTAAAAGAAAATATTATTAAAAATGCTATTTTGCCAAGTGATTATAAAATTCTTTTTAAAGAAAAAAATATGGTTGTTATTCGCGATAACAAAACAATGATAAATGTTCCTTTCACTGATAAAAATTTAGTTAAAGATGCTTTTATGGCATATAAGGTTAGTTTAGAATTATTTAATTCATCCATCAATGCTTTAAATTTATCCAAATTATCTCCTCCTCCACGTCGCAAAGCAATTTATAGCAAAGATAATCTAACTATTATCGACGATTCTTATAATCTTAATTTAAAAGGTTTATCATCTAGCATTAAAAATACTTTAAAAGAAAATAAGCCTTTAACTATATTTACCGGAGGAATTTTTGAAACAGGGAAAAATATCAGATTATTATTTTATTTCTATAATCTAATTAATGTCGCAGATAAAATTATTTATTGCCAAAAACTACTTCCTATTGAAAAAAGAATAATAGAAGAAATTCCCGGATTAAAAAATAAAATTTTATACCAAAAAAATATAATTTATCCCAATAATGGAACCTTACTAATTTTAACCAGCGGCGATAATTCTTCTTATAAATAA
- a CDS encoding d-alanine--D-alanine ligase 1 (product inferred by homology to UniProt), with translation MKILLVTGGKSYEEKISVLTGIKVYHSLLASTSFQPILIYYDPNASKFYGGKNIDKLECYDNKEDFKEVKFLPDNHIKIGFKKYSFDLIFPLVHGSNAEDGTMASFFQILNYPVLSLPIQAASIIQDKILFKDILNILNINTPKANFITFEDYQKNAFNISKYLKDLTFPLIIKPYNLGSSIGINIADNINKLYQAIDEGFKYADKIIIEEYIQDAEEYNIALLKDTNKIIFSAVEKIIKHPNQIYTYEDKYLNTSLKKEVPAKINKDTLKTIQNYAEKVYSYLGLYGPVRFDFLVKDQVYLNEANSIPGNLSENLFNHIKLTLVDVIKIYIETSSNLIKSRLILKEKEKTSFEVLKQTRKYK, from the coding sequence ATGAAAATACTATTAGTTACAGGCGGAAAAAGCTATGAAGAAAAAATATCAGTTTTAACCGGAATAAAGGTATATCATTCTCTATTAGCAAGTACATCTTTTCAACCAATTCTAATTTATTATGATCCAAATGCTTCAAAATTTTATGGGGGAAAAAATATCGATAAATTAGAATGTTATGATAATAAAGAAGATTTTAAGGAAGTTAAATTTCTTCCTGATAATCATATAAAAATAGGATTTAAAAAATATTCATTTGATCTTATATTTCCGCTTGTTCACGGAAGTAATGCAGAAGATGGAACAATGGCAAGCTTTTTTCAAATTCTAAATTATCCTGTTTTATCTTTACCGATTCAAGCTGCAAGCATTATTCAAGATAAAATTTTGTTTAAAGATATATTAAATATATTAAATATCAACACTCCGAAAGCAAATTTTATTACTTTTGAAGACTACCAAAAAAATGCATTCAATATAAGTAAATATTTAAAAGATTTAACATTTCCTCTAATTATAAAGCCATATAATTTGGGAAGCTCTATTGGAATAAATATTGCTGATAATATAAATAAACTATATCAAGCCATTGATGAAGGCTTTAAATATGCAGATAAAATAATCATCGAAGAATATATTCAAGATGCTGAAGAGTATAATATAGCACTACTAAAAGATACAAACAAAATAATCTTTTCAGCTGTTGAAAAAATAATTAAACACCCTAATCAAATTTATACCTATGAAGATAAATATCTAAATACAAGTCTCAAAAAAGAAGTCCCGGCAAAAATTAACAAAGACACTTTAAAAACAATACAAAATTATGCCGAAAAAGTTTATTCATATCTTGGATTATATGGACCAGTTAGATTTGACTTTTTAGTTAAAGACCAAGTTTATTTGAATGAAGCTAATTCCATTCCAGGAAATCTTTCGGAAAATCTTTTCAATCATATCAAATTAACTTTGGTTGATGTTATTAAAATATATATAGAAACTTCTTCAAATTTAATAAAAAGTAGATTAATTTTAAAAGAAAAAGAAAAAACCTCTTTCGAGGTTTTAAAGCAAACTAGAAAATATAAATAA
- a CDS encoding unknown (no significant homology to UniProt), producing the protein MKPYLVVIILSLVVLVLAIISIILYFFFTRKKMNYLVMHNLYKLVKEEDFYLINNVVLDLAEDISIHIDHLVCGDKFIYLMADRFLNDGIEGSPEDQTIFTYRHGKREEVKNPFKVNEMRSYKLAKYLNWTEDKPPIVLSIVVVNNGLEISESLKLNGPTSFVVERKNLSKLIKKIESESTANSFDSENLQKMVEHLNHLSLKHDNKLATGMR; encoded by the coding sequence ATGAAGCCTTATTTGGTTGTAATAATTTTAAGTTTAGTAGTTTTAGTATTAGCAATAATCAGCATAATCTTGTATTTTTTCTTTACAAGAAAAAAAATGAATTATCTTGTTATGCATAATTTATATAAACTTGTAAAAGAAGAAGATTTTTATCTTATTAATAATGTAGTGTTAGATTTAGCAGAAGATATTTCAATTCATATAGATCATTTAGTTTGTGGAGATAAATTTATATATCTAATGGCTGATCGTTTTTTAAATGATGGAATTGAAGGATCTCCAGAAGATCAAACTATATTTACTTATCGTCATGGAAAAAGAGAAGAAGTAAAAAATCCTTTTAAAGTTAATGAAATGCGTTCATATAAGTTAGCAAAATATTTAAATTGGACAGAGGATAAACCACCAATTGTTCTTTCTATAGTTGTCGTAAATAATGGATTAGAAATTTCTGAATCTTTAAAATTAAATGGTCCAACTTCTTTTGTTGTAGAAAGAAAAAATTTAAGCAAGTTAATAAAGAAAATTGAAAGTGAAAGTACTGCAAATTCTTTTGATTCTGAAAACTTGCAAAAAATGGTTGAGCATCTTAACCATCTTTCATTAAAACATGATAATAAATTGGCAACGGGAATGCGATAA